In Acidobacteriota bacterium, a single genomic region encodes these proteins:
- the grxD gene encoding Grx4 family monothiol glutaredoxin, with protein MSISPELQSRIQGIVDSAPTVLFMKGNPATPQCGFSAQVVQVLNRLLPEYQTFDVLSDSDVREGVKEFSDWPTIPQLYVGGEFLGGCDIVKEMYDSGELHEALGMERAELSAGEVEISISAEAEQILRNAQQQQQAELHFGIDAKFQPFLGFGPAAGGELRVPVGGLFFLLDRDSAARARGASITVVDTEHGQRLDVDIPASRAGG; from the coding sequence ATGTCGATTTCTCCCGAGCTCCAGTCCCGCATCCAGGGCATCGTGGATTCCGCTCCGACCGTCCTGTTCATGAAGGGCAACCCGGCCACTCCCCAGTGCGGTTTCTCGGCCCAGGTGGTTCAGGTGCTGAACCGGCTGCTTCCGGAGTACCAGACCTTCGACGTGCTCTCGGACTCCGACGTCCGCGAGGGGGTCAAGGAGTTCTCCGACTGGCCGACGATCCCCCAGCTCTACGTCGGAGGCGAGTTCCTGGGCGGCTGCGACATCGTCAAGGAGATGTACGACAGCGGCGAGCTCCACGAGGCGTTGGGCATGGAACGCGCGGAGTTGTCCGCCGGCGAGGTCGAGATATCGATCAGCGCCGAAGCCGAGCAGATTCTCCGCAACGCCCAGCAGCAACAGCAGGCGGAGCTCCACTTCGGTATCGACGCGAAGTTTCAGCCCTTCCTCGGCTTCGGGCCGGCGGCTGGCGGCGAACTCCGGGTGCCGGTCGGCGGTCTGTTCTTCCTGCTCGACCGGGACTCGGCGGCTCGTGCCAGGGGCGCCTCGATCACGGTGGTCGACACCGAGCACGGCCAGCGCCTCGACGTCGACATTCCGGCCTCCCGCGCCGGCGGCTGA
- a CDS encoding aminotransferase class III-fold pyridoxal phosphate-dependent enzyme has product MGEGTRNGTSSRRDCIRTIAAAGGAAALASCAPNTRAASDTGDQEAATLEAVHFPEGYPPYPSAEATEGAFAVHVSPGNVGVMKAFGTELHFGQREGARVQDAFTKKWYWDCHRNGTLYNLGHRNPDIIAAVKEALHQLEIGNLLLVSGYKAKAAEKLVESTGGALTGVTYTASGAEATEVAIRATRGMTRRTKLVSIEASYHGHTCFALAAGDNPDNHERYLLDFDDFVIVPYNDLDAMAAAVDDETAAVLIESSPAQSGFPIPDSGYFQAVSDLCRENGAKLIIDEVQTGLGATGKFWFWQHHGIVPDIVTTAKGLGGGILANAAVLLAPEIKAWFFDTAIPHSSTFGGNELGCVATAKVCDLTMASGFLEHVNALAGQFAEGLRGGPYRVNQHGLCMGILSEEMGKMEMTARLFEAGIFTVPAWYTDGGVEFRPILTLTENEADEIIGIFRDTVG; this is encoded by the coding sequence ATGGGCGAGGGCACCCGCAACGGGACGAGCAGTCGGCGCGACTGCATCAGGACGATTGCCGCTGCCGGCGGGGCTGCCGCCCTGGCAAGTTGCGCTCCGAACACGCGCGCCGCTTCCGACACAGGCGACCAGGAGGCGGCGACCCTCGAAGCGGTGCACTTCCCCGAGGGCTACCCGCCGTACCCGTCGGCCGAAGCCACCGAGGGCGCCTTCGCGGTGCACGTATCCCCCGGCAATGTCGGCGTCATGAAGGCGTTCGGCACCGAGCTTCACTTCGGCCAGCGCGAGGGCGCCCGCGTGCAGGACGCGTTCACGAAGAAGTGGTACTGGGACTGCCACCGCAACGGTACGCTTTACAACCTCGGCCATCGCAACCCCGACATCATCGCCGCGGTCAAGGAAGCGCTGCACCAGCTCGAGATCGGGAACCTGCTGCTCGTTTCGGGCTACAAGGCGAAGGCCGCCGAGAAACTCGTCGAGAGCACTGGCGGCGCCCTGACCGGCGTCACCTACACGGCCAGCGGCGCGGAAGCCACGGAGGTCGCGATCCGCGCCACCCGGGGCATGACCAGGAGGACGAAGCTCGTTTCCATCGAGGCCTCCTACCACGGCCACACCTGCTTCGCCCTGGCTGCCGGTGACAACCCGGACAACCACGAGCGCTACCTCCTCGACTTCGACGACTTCGTCATCGTGCCGTACAACGACCTGGACGCCATGGCCGCCGCGGTCGACGACGAGACGGCCGCGGTGCTGATCGAGTCGTCCCCGGCGCAGTCGGGTTTCCCGATTCCCGATTCCGGCTACTTCCAGGCCGTGAGCGACCTCTGCCGGGAGAACGGAGCGAAACTGATCATCGACGAGGTCCAGACCGGCCTGGGTGCGACCGGGAAGTTCTGGTTCTGGCAGCATCACGGCATCGTCCCGGACATCGTGACCACCGCCAAGGGTCTCGGCGGCGGCATCCTCGCCAATGCCGCCGTCCTGCTCGCTCCCGAGATCAAGGCGTGGTTCTTCGACACGGCGATACCGCACTCCTCGACCTTCGGCGGCAACGAGCTCGGCTGCGTTGCGACCGCCAAGGTCTGCGACCTGACGATGGCGTCCGGCTTTCTGGAGCACGTGAACGCGCTCGCCGGGCAGTTCGCCGAGGGGTTGCGGGGCGGTCCCTACCGGGTCAACCAGCACGGGCTGTGCATGGGCATCCTCTCCGAGGAGATGGGCAAGATGGAGATGACGGCCCGGCTGTTCGAGGCCGGCATCTTCACCGTGCCCGCCTGGTACACGGACGGCGGCGTGGAGTTCCGGCCGATCCTGACGCTCACCGAGAACGAGGCGGACGAGATCATCGGCATCTTCCGCGACACCGTCGGCTAG
- a CDS encoding PQQ-like beta-propeller repeat protein, translating into MRKATVVRSNGALKLLLCLALLAAAWSSPTLAAEGDWSQWRGPARDGYAPVAGNESLAAALHGPLPASLHQVWKIEVGLGQSAPILHQGKLYIHVRQGEEEVVLALDPETGDEIWRYAYPVAYVPVNHAWAWGPGPKSTLTAVGDTLYTFGVTERLHAIDAEQGDVLWDKSYDDIYAQPYPECGTSASPLVEGDLVIVPIGQTWPDPSIESLGEIVAYNRHTGEEVWRTEYLPPGYASPMAFTLDGVRQLVTSTQNHVVGIRISDGTTLWKKELRIFMEQNIPTPLLYEDNILIGGYHWGNALLDPEPTEGDGLWDVNSVWTTKRHELYMDSPVLVGDHAYFRSHKRLGTLVCVDMRTGQQCWQGPPQVARYAAFVVVGEDRLLVLTDNGEIKVVAADPSEYRELASWDVADTPVFTHLTVAGSRMYVKDEAHLAVFEIAAEQVTDAGEGPAGDVVADWTPTAEDEAAVLEVVNKVLDTQRDARTWEQVEEHLSYWSEDFSDYSGQTKADWVAMYRNIFNAAGVIGPPTGYDKQSMYLEGWVGDTAVVRGVFIDFRPRRQAIMEQFYTVRKYDDRWLVTGTDNRPIWERWAEDGEYKSTAFGEETEDQ; encoded by the coding sequence ATGCGGAAAGCGACAGTCGTTCGGTCCAACGGGGCGCTGAAGCTCCTTCTCTGCCTGGCTCTGTTGGCGGCTGCGTGGTCGTCGCCGACCCTTGCCGCTGAAGGTGACTGGTCCCAGTGGCGGGGCCCGGCCAGGGACGGGTACGCGCCCGTGGCCGGCAACGAGAGTCTGGCCGCGGCGCTTCACGGCCCGCTGCCGGCGTCCCTGCACCAGGTCTGGAAGATCGAGGTCGGCCTCGGGCAGTCGGCGCCCATCCTCCACCAGGGCAAGCTCTACATTCACGTCCGGCAGGGCGAGGAGGAGGTCGTCCTTGCGCTCGACCCGGAAACGGGCGATGAGATCTGGCGCTACGCCTATCCGGTCGCCTACGTGCCGGTGAACCACGCCTGGGCCTGGGGGCCTGGCCCGAAATCGACGCTGACCGCGGTCGGGGACACGCTCTACACCTTCGGCGTCACGGAGCGGTTGCACGCCATCGACGCGGAGCAGGGCGACGTGCTCTGGGACAAGAGCTACGACGACATCTACGCGCAGCCCTATCCCGAGTGCGGCACCAGCGCCTCGCCGCTGGTCGAGGGCGACCTGGTCATCGTCCCGATCGGCCAGACCTGGCCAGATCCGTCGATCGAGAGCCTGGGCGAGATCGTGGCCTACAACCGGCACACCGGCGAGGAGGTATGGCGCACCGAGTACCTGCCGCCGGGCTACGCATCGCCGATGGCGTTCACGCTCGACGGGGTCCGGCAGCTCGTCACCTCGACCCAGAATCATGTGGTCGGGATTCGCATCAGCGACGGCACGACGCTGTGGAAGAAGGAACTGCGGATCTTCATGGAACAGAACATCCCGACGCCGCTCCTGTACGAAGACAACATCCTGATCGGCGGCTACCACTGGGGGAACGCGCTGCTCGATCCGGAGCCCACGGAAGGCGACGGACTCTGGGACGTGAACAGCGTCTGGACCACGAAGCGGCACGAGCTCTACATGGACTCGCCCGTGCTGGTCGGCGACCACGCCTACTTCCGTTCGCACAAGAGGCTCGGGACCCTGGTCTGCGTCGACATGCGGACCGGCCAGCAGTGCTGGCAGGGCCCGCCCCAGGTGGCGCGGTACGCGGCCTTCGTCGTCGTCGGCGAGGACCGTCTCCTGGTACTCACGGACAACGGCGAGATCAAGGTGGTGGCCGCCGATCCCTCCGAGTACCGGGAACTCGCTTCCTGGGACGTCGCCGACACTCCGGTGTTCACCCACCTGACGGTCGCCGGGTCGCGGATGTACGTCAAGGACGAGGCGCACCTCGCCGTGTTCGAGATCGCGGCCGAGCAGGTGACGGACGCCGGGGAGGGCCCGGCCGGCGACGTGGTCGCGGACTGGACGCCGACGGCGGAAGACGAGGCCGCGGTGCTGGAGGTGGTCAACAAGGTGCTCGACACGCAGAGGGACGCGAGGACGTGGGAGCAGGTCGAGGAGCACCTGAGCTACTGGTCCGAGGACTTCAGCGACTACTCCGGCCAGACGAAGGCCGACTGGGTCGCGATGTACCGGAACATCTTCAACGCGGCCGGCGTGATCGGACCTCCGACGGGCTACGACAAGCAGTCGATGTACCTGGAGGGCTGGGTCGGCGATACGGCGGTCGTCCGCGGCGTCTTCATCGACTTCCGGCCGCGTCGCCAGGCGATCATGGAGCAGTTCTACACCGTCAGGAAGTACGACGACCGCTGGCTGGTCACCGGCACGGACAACCGGCCCATCTGGGAACGATGGGCCGAGGACGGGGAGTACAAGAGCACCGCCTTCGGCGAGGAGACGGAGGACCAGTAG
- a CDS encoding TonB-dependent receptor, with product MSKMQPLVSVSLLLLFVAAPALAQNVGTVRGEVRDANGDALPGVLIEVDGPLVRGDRSTTTGVNGEFLVTALLPGTVSVTGTLDGFEDETVEDVRISISQTSTVHMVLQLAATSEEITVTSERPILDVTSNVISTHLTEDFIDDLPTKRSFQDYAAMAKGVTLQGRDQTYGDWRYSVYGSGGVSNSWNMDGLNSSLHDYGGVWFWINPDTISEVQVLGVGAPAEYGGMSGGAINIVTKSGTNEFDGRLNYYGQFDGLTAEGPKVAGLTGEETGFYRDKFNNYTLALGGALVQDELWYFLSLEYKEDALGEPGSIREFVRPDLWERSALKLDWTFNPSNTLTLSAQYEDYDWQASSDPFLSQDAQAHEFGIRPSFRLGWQSVFSNRTFFEVNVADFDNYDRVASVTGSTEPPFVDYTQPVPTTVGGPRYPYDYGPGMIRTSAKLTHFADDLAGSHEFKFGVQFTDATTKTPQLYPGPGGLYYAKFAESFYWRYTRQQHYYGSDSTSLGLFVDDSWNLGGKTTLNLGVRYDHDNGGIPPYEVLLSHGGGKGNAVFSGDFYPAYDDLVDWKNISPRLGIAHQVGEGERQGVLRVSYGKYFEANNTAMWNGPHPDRPPSMYAFSYYRNGPWYVYRTVADENLIQPDPNMQAPEYDQYALGYEQQLSETLTLGAELVVKRGTNLIGWHILDDGVYEEVPFENPETGETMTLFGIVEEPTRRKGNSPGPGANAPPGARYHQDYEAIFVSLTKRKVGRWGMNASLGWSNSEGFTARNLDQRQAEPFFSSQSGVDPNHHINAEGLLQGDRTWVFAGQVQVDLPWKLRGAAVLKVQDGRPYGLFQRVQLPQGQIDVALTPREDQRRMPGSATLDLGIGRNFSLGGDVSFGVDLQVLNALNEDAWDWWQATAFRDGNLVPSLYQYPRRLMLRLSFDF from the coding sequence ATGTCGAAGATGCAACCGTTGGTGTCGGTTTCCCTTCTCCTTCTGTTCGTTGCCGCGCCGGCTCTGGCCCAGAACGTCGGCACGGTCCGCGGCGAGGTGCGCGACGCGAACGGCGACGCACTGCCGGGTGTCCTGATCGAAGTCGACGGGCCGCTGGTGCGCGGCGACCGCTCGACGACGACGGGCGTCAACGGCGAGTTCCTCGTCACGGCGCTGCTCCCGGGCACGGTCTCGGTCACCGGGACGCTCGACGGCTTCGAGGACGAGACGGTGGAGGACGTCCGCATCTCGATTTCCCAGACAAGCACCGTGCACATGGTCCTCCAGCTCGCCGCGACGTCGGAGGAGATCACGGTGACCTCGGAGCGGCCGATCCTCGACGTGACGAGCAACGTGATCAGCACCCACCTCACCGAAGACTTCATCGACGACCTGCCGACCAAGCGGAGCTTCCAGGACTACGCCGCCATGGCCAAGGGGGTGACCCTCCAGGGCCGCGACCAGACCTACGGCGACTGGAGGTACTCGGTCTACGGCAGCGGCGGCGTGTCGAACTCGTGGAACATGGACGGCCTCAACTCCTCGTTGCACGACTACGGCGGCGTGTGGTTCTGGATCAACCCGGACACGATCTCGGAGGTCCAGGTGCTCGGCGTCGGCGCCCCGGCGGAGTACGGAGGCATGTCCGGCGGTGCGATCAACATCGTCACGAAGTCCGGGACGAACGAGTTCGATGGCCGCCTGAACTACTACGGCCAGTTCGACGGGCTGACCGCGGAAGGCCCGAAGGTGGCTGGATTGACGGGCGAGGAAACCGGCTTCTACCGGGACAAGTTCAACAACTACACCCTGGCGCTCGGCGGCGCGCTGGTCCAGGACGAGCTGTGGTACTTCCTGTCGCTGGAGTACAAGGAGGACGCGCTCGGGGAGCCGGGCTCGATTCGGGAGTTCGTGCGGCCGGACCTCTGGGAGCGCTCCGCCCTGAAGCTCGACTGGACCTTCAACCCGTCGAACACGCTGACGCTCAGCGCCCAGTACGAGGACTACGACTGGCAGGCGTCCTCGGATCCGTTCCTCTCCCAGGACGCGCAGGCGCACGAGTTCGGCATCCGGCCATCCTTCCGCCTCGGGTGGCAGTCCGTGTTCTCGAACCGGACGTTCTTCGAGGTGAACGTCGCCGACTTCGACAACTACGACCGGGTGGCCTCGGTCACCGGCAGCACGGAGCCGCCCTTCGTGGACTACACGCAGCCGGTGCCCACGACCGTCGGCGGACCGAGGTATCCGTACGACTACGGGCCCGGGATGATCCGCACCAGCGCCAAGCTGACCCACTTCGCGGACGACCTCGCGGGTAGTCATGAGTTCAAGTTCGGCGTCCAGTTTACCGACGCGACCACGAAGACGCCGCAGCTCTACCCAGGCCCGGGCGGTCTCTACTACGCGAAGTTCGCCGAGAGCTTCTACTGGCGCTACACCCGGCAGCAGCACTACTACGGCAGCGACTCGACCTCTCTCGGGCTCTTCGTGGACGACTCGTGGAACCTTGGCGGCAAGACGACCCTGAACCTCGGCGTGCGCTACGACCACGACAACGGAGGCATCCCGCCCTACGAGGTGCTGCTGTCCCACGGGGGCGGCAAGGGGAATGCCGTCTTCAGCGGTGACTTCTACCCCGCCTACGACGATCTCGTCGACTGGAAGAACATCTCGCCGCGGCTGGGGATCGCCCACCAGGTCGGCGAAGGCGAGCGGCAGGGTGTGCTGCGCGTCTCCTACGGCAAGTACTTCGAGGCGAACAACACGGCCATGTGGAACGGTCCTCACCCCGACCGGCCGCCCTCGATGTACGCCTTCAGCTACTACCGGAACGGCCCCTGGTACGTCTACCGGACGGTCGCCGACGAGAATCTCATTCAGCCGGACCCGAACATGCAGGCGCCCGAGTACGACCAGTACGCCCTCGGCTACGAGCAGCAGCTCAGCGAGACGCTGACCCTCGGCGCCGAGCTCGTCGTCAAGCGCGGCACGAACCTGATCGGCTGGCACATCCTCGACGACGGCGTCTACGAGGAAGTGCCGTTCGAGAATCCGGAGACCGGTGAAACGATGACGCTCTTCGGCATCGTCGAGGAGCCGACCCGGCGCAAGGGGAACAGCCCGGGGCCGGGCGCGAACGCGCCCCCCGGTGCGAGGTACCACCAGGACTACGAGGCCATCTTCGTGAGCCTGACCAAGCGGAAGGTCGGCCGGTGGGGGATGAACGCATCGCTCGGCTGGTCGAACTCGGAGGGATTCACGGCACGGAACCTCGACCAGCGCCAGGCGGAACCGTTCTTCTCGTCCCAGTCGGGCGTGGATCCGAACCACCACATCAACGCTGAAGGGCTGTTGCAGGGAGACCGAACCTGGGTGTTCGCGGGCCAGGTCCAGGTCGACCTGCCCTGGAAGCTGCGCGGAGCAGCGGTGCTGAAGGTTCAGGATGGCCGGCCCTACGGACTCTTCCAGAGGGTCCAACTGCCTCAGGGCCAGATCGATGTCGCCCTGACCCCGCGTGAGGACCAGCGGAGAATGCCGGGCAGCGCGACGCTCGACCTGGGCATCGGGCGCAACTTCTCGCTCGGTGGCGACGTCTCGTTCGGCGTCGACCTGCAGGTCCTGAACGCCCTGAACGAAGACGCCTGGGACTGGTGGCAGGCCACTGCGTTCAGGGACGGTAATCTGGTGCCTTCCCTCTACCAGTATCCGCGCCGGTTGATGCTGCGGCTCAGCTTCGATTTCTGA
- a CDS encoding BolA/IbaG family iron-sulfur metabolism protein: MEIVDQPTTHETAERMREAVAEALPGARIEVTGEGNHFSLRVESAAFAGRNRLARQRLVLRAIAHLMKGEAAPVHAIDRLETVLPSAG; the protein is encoded by the coding sequence GTGGAGATAGTCGATCAACCGACGACCCACGAGACGGCCGAGCGCATGCGGGAGGCGGTGGCCGAGGCGCTGCCGGGCGCCCGAATCGAGGTCACGGGCGAGGGGAACCACTTCAGCCTGCGCGTTGAATCCGCCGCCTTCGCCGGCCGGAACCGGTTGGCGCGTCAGCGGCTCGTGCTGCGCGCCATCGCCCACCTGATGAAGGGCGAAGCCGCACCCGTCCATGCGATCGACCGGCTGGAGACGGTGCTGCCTTCAGCGGGGTGA
- a CDS encoding DUF5916 domain-containing protein, producing the protein MFTAPSAVHTRARTDRSARISGRLAAVLIALTLCLPAVAQDDSDLAERPSITALAIDEPIAVDGLLDEPAWQQAQVGNGFRQREPREGAPASERTEFSIAYTPSTLYVALRAFDREPERIIAKEMERDAELASDDSFVVVFDTFLDGRNAFAFATNPNGARHDALITDEGRDVNTEWDGVWTVRARRTTDGWTAEIAIPFATLRFDPALDRWGLHVQRLIRRKSEEVNWAYLPRSTLPITTSGVSHYAAYRVSLAGRLTGLAGLRRSRSLDIKPYVIGSASEAPPTRTSANDLDGGLDVKWGLSKSVALDLTYNTDFAEVEVDDLQVNLTRFSLFFPEKRDFFLENAGIFEFGPPQRVPWLPALMKAFFSRRIGLDGGETVPMDLGARLTGRLGEWNVGVLGVGTGEAQVGDRGVPETAFSVARVKRNIGQRSSVGAIFTQRDPAARGAENLYGFDIELKPTQLLQLNGYWSRSERPGVEGDDASFGAGVGYQGSTLTTSLDFIESQQNFDPGVGFLLRENFRLFNPRFIWQPRIERAGIRSWYAEGAHRRFERSSDGRLETEETIVYPIGMVFKTNDFLEFGAASTKERLFAPFEIFPGVVIPPGLFEFDSWELLMLTDLSRSVSLRSFNFWGEFYDGDWVSMRQQLSLRLSRLVRASTTWSHHDVELPQGAFEINLWSQGVDLSFTPDLRLNMIAQYNDTAEDLGVNIRFHWIYRPGADIFLVYNENWTAPSLRERHTQGRQLILKASYLFQR; encoded by the coding sequence GTGTTCACGGCCCCTTCTGCGGTCCATACCCGCGCCAGAACCGATCGCTCCGCTAGGATCTCCGGCCGGCTGGCTGCCGTCCTCATCGCGCTCACGCTCTGCCTGCCGGCCGTAGCTCAGGACGACTCCGATCTCGCCGAACGCCCCTCGATCACGGCGCTCGCCATCGACGAGCCGATCGCGGTCGACGGCCTGCTCGACGAGCCCGCCTGGCAGCAAGCTCAGGTCGGCAACGGATTTCGCCAACGCGAACCGCGAGAAGGAGCGCCCGCTTCCGAGCGCACGGAGTTCTCCATCGCCTACACCCCGTCGACGCTCTACGTGGCGCTGCGGGCGTTCGACCGGGAGCCCGAGAGGATCATCGCCAAGGAGATGGAGCGCGACGCGGAGCTCGCCTCCGACGACTCCTTCGTTGTGGTCTTCGACACCTTTCTCGACGGCAGGAACGCCTTCGCCTTTGCCACGAACCCGAACGGCGCCCGTCACGATGCGCTGATCACCGACGAGGGGCGTGACGTGAACACGGAGTGGGACGGCGTGTGGACCGTCAGGGCACGGCGAACGACGGACGGCTGGACGGCGGAGATCGCGATTCCCTTCGCAACCCTGCGCTTCGATCCGGCGCTCGACCGCTGGGGGCTCCATGTCCAGCGGCTCATCCGGCGCAAGAGCGAGGAGGTGAACTGGGCCTACCTGCCGCGTTCCACCCTGCCGATCACCACGTCCGGCGTATCCCACTACGCGGCTTACCGCGTTTCCCTGGCCGGCAGGCTGACGGGGCTCGCCGGGCTCCGGCGCTCGCGCAGCCTGGACATCAAGCCGTACGTGATCGGTTCCGCCTCCGAAGCGCCTCCGACCCGTACCTCGGCGAACGACCTCGACGGCGGACTCGACGTCAAGTGGGGACTGAGCAAGTCGGTCGCGCTCGATCTGACCTACAACACGGACTTCGCCGAGGTCGAGGTCGACGACCTGCAGGTGAACCTGACTCGCTTCTCCCTCTTCTTTCCCGAGAAGCGGGACTTCTTTCTCGAGAACGCCGGCATCTTCGAGTTCGGCCCTCCCCAGAGAGTGCCGTGGCTGCCCGCCCTGATGAAGGCCTTCTTCTCGCGCCGTATCGGCCTCGACGGCGGCGAGACGGTGCCGATGGACCTGGGGGCTCGCCTGACCGGCCGGCTCGGCGAATGGAACGTCGGCGTCCTCGGCGTCGGCACGGGAGAGGCTCAAGTAGGAGACCGCGGCGTGCCGGAGACCGCTTTCTCCGTCGCCCGCGTGAAGCGGAACATCGGCCAGCGCTCCAGCGTCGGCGCGATCTTCACGCAGCGCGATCCCGCCGCACGAGGGGCGGAGAACCTCTACGGCTTCGACATCGAACTCAAGCCCACCCAGCTACTTCAACTCAACGGCTACTGGAGCCGCAGCGAGCGCCCGGGTGTCGAAGGCGACGATGCCTCCTTCGGCGCAGGCGTCGGCTACCAGGGCTCCACGCTGACGACGTCGCTCGACTTCATCGAATCGCAGCAGAACTTCGATCCGGGCGTCGGGTTCCTGCTGCGCGAGAACTTCCGCCTCTTCAACCCGCGCTTCATCTGGCAGCCGCGGATCGAGCGGGCCGGCATCCGCTCCTGGTACGCCGAGGGCGCGCACCGCCGTTTCGAGCGCTCGAGCGACGGACGCCTGGAGACCGAGGAGACCATCGTGTATCCCATCGGCATGGTCTTCAAGACGAACGACTTCCTCGAGTTCGGAGCCGCCAGCACCAAGGAGCGACTGTTCGCGCCGTTCGAGATCTTCCCCGGCGTCGTGATCCCGCCGGGCCTGTTCGAGTTCGACAGTTGGGAACTGCTGATGCTCACCGACCTATCCAGATCGGTGTCCCTGCGGAGTTTCAACTTCTGGGGCGAGTTCTACGACGGCGACTGGGTCTCGATGCGCCAGCAGCTCAGTCTTCGCCTGTCACGCCTCGTTCGCGCCTCAACCACCTGGTCGCACCACGATGTCGAGCTGCCGCAGGGCGCGTTCGAGATCAACCTCTGGAGCCAGGGCGTCGACCTCTCGTTCACGCCCGATCTGCGACTCAACATGATCGCCCAGTACAACGACACCGCCGAGGATCTCGGCGTCAACATCCGCTTCCACTGGATCTACCGGCCCGGCGCCGACATCTTCCTGGTCTACAACGAGAACTGGACGGCGCCGTCGCTTCGGGAGCGGCATACACAGGGACGGCAACTGATCCTCAAGGCCAGCTATCTGTTCCAGCGCTAG
- a CDS encoding ROK family protein, translated as MTIEALYGAVDLGGSHVGLALGVVDTAAGEFRLVARRDLEGGGYDGWQPVLDRIAEGLLELTREVGEPPAAIGVGCPGWVDLEAGVTRFLPNLPGQWRDVPVTRLLGERLEAPVHLLNDVRAATLGEFTFGAGRGTSTMALFALGTGIGGGVVIDGRLRLGPLGSAGELGHQIVDPTGPLCGCGNRGCLEAVASGPAIAAAGVRLLRSGQAPALFGLTAGDAGQVTAETMGEAARAGDEAVTKELERIASLVGIAAANVVVTLHPELIVLGGGVAGLGDVLFDGVRRTIADRVRVFPTDGVRVEPAALGTDAGLAGVLAWAASRCGSALGRDRDHR; from the coding sequence ATGACGATTGAGGCACTCTACGGCGCCGTCGATCTCGGCGGTTCCCACGTCGGGCTGGCCCTGGGCGTTGTGGATACCGCGGCCGGCGAGTTTCGCCTCGTCGCTCGCCGGGACCTCGAAGGCGGCGGCTATGACGGCTGGCAGCCCGTCCTCGACCGGATCGCCGAGGGCCTTCTCGAGCTGACGAGGGAAGTCGGAGAGCCGCCGGCCGCCATCGGCGTCGGCTGCCCCGGATGGGTCGACCTTGAGGCCGGCGTCACCCGGTTCCTGCCCAACCTGCCGGGTCAGTGGAGGGACGTGCCGGTCACCCGCCTGCTCGGCGAGCGGCTTGAGGCGCCGGTTCACCTGCTGAACGACGTCCGCGCGGCGACCCTGGGCGAGTTCACGTTCGGCGCCGGCCGAGGCACATCGACGATGGCGCTGTTCGCCCTGGGCACCGGCATCGGCGGCGGCGTGGTGATCGACGGCAGGCTGCGTCTGGGGCCGCTCGGCTCGGCCGGCGAACTCGGTCACCAGATCGTCGACCCGACAGGTCCCCTCTGCGGCTGCGGCAACCGGGGCTGCCTGGAGGCGGTGGCGAGCGGCCCGGCGATCGCCGCCGCCGGCGTCCGGCTGCTGCGCTCGGGTCAGGCGCCGGCGCTGTTCGGTCTCACCGCCGGCGATGCCGGACAAGTGACGGCCGAGACGATGGGCGAGGCGGCAAGGGCCGGCGACGAGGCGGTGACGAAGGAGCTGGAGCGGATCGCCAGTCTCGTCGGCATCGCCGCCGCAAACGTCGTGGTCACCCTGCACCCTGAGCTCATCGTGCTCGGCGGCGGCGTCGCCGGCCTCGGCGACGTGCTCTTCGACGGCGTCAGGCGGACGATCGCCGACCGCGTTCGCGTGTTTCCGACCGACGGCGTGCGGGTCGAGCCTGCGGCTCTGGGCACGGATGCCGGGCTGGCCGGCGTGCTGGCCTGGGCGGCGTCACGCTGCGGGTCGGCTCTCGGCCGGGACCGGGATCACCGTTGA